In a genomic window of Flavobacterium lipolyticum:
- a CDS encoding M1 family metallopeptidase, whose translation MEKKSLQLLFIAFLFLAQNSFAQELYMPRNIKESYTNGVRSMDGKPGKNYWQNHGKYDMALTVDANTKVVSGTETIVYENNSNDTLRNLRIRFVNNIHKKTSPRAVLNSEGFFTEGLTITNLKIEGEVYKEDAKSWGTVGSVKMKKPLPPHSKITIDIDWNYPLSEVSGREGQIDNTTFFVAYSYPRVSVFDDYNKWDNLPHTSGQEFYNDFNDYMYSVKAPKNYVVYGTGDLLNPDEVLQPEFAARLKKSYVTDEILHIANEQEMKSGLVTKQSDWNVWKFEAKNITDVCFGLSDHYLWDAGSVIVDKKTKRRASIQAAYDVKGTDFENSIKYNQYALDFFSHNWPGVPYPYSKMTAFQGFADMEYPMMCNDSQMGDPVFAQLVQDHEVAHTYFPFYMGINETRYAFMDEGWATTFEYLIGIAEHGKEAADKFYKEFRVEQYINDPSTEEDQPIITMSSQLSDSGYGNNSYGKASLSYLALKDLLGDDLFKKALHAYMDNWNGKHPVPWDYFNSINTASGKNLNWFFDNWFFTNNYLDLSVKKVAKNVISVANVGGFAIPFDAIVTYADNTTETVHSTPAVWQVNQKLAAVTVKSSKQIKKVVLDGGIFMDATPADNTWSGK comes from the coding sequence ATGGAAAAAAAATCACTTCAATTGCTATTTATAGCGTTTTTGTTTTTAGCACAAAATAGTTTTGCACAGGAACTTTACATGCCAAGAAATATTAAAGAATCTTATACGAACGGTGTTCGTTCTATGGATGGAAAACCCGGGAAAAATTATTGGCAAAACCATGGTAAATATGACATGGCTTTGACTGTAGATGCCAATACAAAAGTAGTTAGCGGGACCGAAACGATCGTGTATGAAAACAACAGTAATGATACGTTAAGAAATTTGCGAATTAGATTTGTGAATAATATTCATAAAAAAACCTCGCCACGAGCGGTATTAAATAGCGAAGGTTTTTTTACAGAAGGATTGACAATTACAAATTTGAAAATCGAAGGCGAAGTTTACAAAGAAGATGCAAAAAGCTGGGGTACAGTTGGGAGCGTAAAAATGAAGAAACCTTTGCCGCCTCATAGTAAAATTACAATTGATATCGATTGGAATTATCCGCTATCAGAAGTGAGCGGGAGAGAGGGGCAAATCGACAACACTACTTTTTTTGTAGCCTATAGTTATCCTCGTGTTTCTGTTTTTGATGATTACAACAAATGGGATAACCTGCCTCATACTTCAGGTCAGGAGTTTTATAATGATTTTAATGATTATATGTATTCTGTAAAAGCACCTAAAAATTATGTGGTTTACGGAACGGGAGATTTATTGAATCCGGATGAGGTTTTACAGCCTGAATTTGCTGCACGTTTAAAAAAATCATACGTAACAGATGAAATTTTACACATTGCCAATGAGCAGGAAATGAAAAGCGGTTTGGTAACAAAACAAAGCGATTGGAACGTTTGGAAATTTGAAGCTAAAAACATTACAGATGTGTGTTTTGGCTTAAGTGATCATTATTTATGGGATGCCGGAAGTGTAATTGTGGATAAAAAAACAAAGCGACGTGCCAGTATCCAAGCAGCTTATGATGTAAAAGGAACCGATTTCGAAAATTCGATTAAGTACAACCAATATGCTTTGGATTTCTTTTCACACAATTGGCCGGGAGTTCCCTATCCGTATTCTAAAATGACGGCTTTTCAGGGCTTTGCAGATATGGAATATCCAATGATGTGCAATGATTCGCAAATGGGAGATCCTGTTTTTGCACAATTGGTTCAGGATCATGAAGTAGCTCATACCTATTTTCCTTTTTATATGGGAATCAACGAAACGCGTTATGCTTTTATGGACGAAGGCTGGGCGACAACTTTTGAATATTTGATAGGAATCGCGGAGCATGGAAAAGAAGCTGCCGATAAGTTTTATAAAGAATTTCGAGTAGAGCAATATATAAATGACCCGTCTACAGAAGAAGATCAGCCTATCATCACGATGTCGTCTCAGTTATCAGATTCAGGTTATGGCAATAATTCATACGGAAAAGCTTCTTTGTCTTACCTGGCTTTAAAAGACTTGTTGGGTGATGATTTGTTTAAAAAAGCATTGCATGCCTATATGGACAATTGGAATGGTAAACACCCGGTTCCATGGGATTATTTTAATTCGATCAATACAGCTTCGGGTAAAAATTTGAATTGGTTTTTTGATAATTGGTTTTTCACGAATAATTACTTAGATCTTTCCGTTAAAAAGGTGGCTAAGAATGTTATTTCTGTTGCCAATGTTGGTGGTTTTGCCATTCCGTTTGATGCCATTGTGACCTACGCAGATAATACGACAGAAACAGTTCATAGCACACCGGCTGTTTGGCAGGTGAATCAAAAACTGGCCGCAGTTACAGTGAAGAGCAGCAAGCAAATTAAAAAAGTAGTTCTAGATGGTGGTATTTTTATGGATGCTACTCCTGCCGACAATACCTGGTCAGGAAAATAA
- a CDS encoding NADP-dependent glyceraldehyde-3-phosphate dehydrogenase, which produces MSLIPEEFQIKSLINQDTYLVNGELKPWTGQTTPVFSTISSTEKYTPTLLGSIPFMEEKEAAEVVEAANTAYNKGQGLWPTMKVVDRIKCMENFVKQMKETREEVVKLLMWEIGKNLGDSQKEFDRTVEYIRDTIDSYKELNGRSSHFEKVQGVNAMIRRGPLGVVLCLGPYNYPLNETFSLLIPALIMGNTVIFKPAKHGVLCISPLLEAFRSSFPKGVINIVYGRGREVASPIMKSGKIDVLALIGNSKSAIALQDQHPNKNRLRLILGLEAKNPAIILPDADLDLAIQECIAGTLSFNGQRCTALKVLYVHESIAEEFNKRFAEKVDGLAFGNPWEKGVSLTPLPETDKPKYIQGLIDDALHKSAKVLNEKGGKHSENYIFPAVLYPVNKEMRVYHEEQFGPVVPIISFKDIKEPLEDMAESNYGQQVSLFGKDITTLAPLIDALVNLVCRVNLNSSCQRGPDAFPFTGRKDSAVGTLSIPDALRSFSIRTFVASKDIAYNNEILQELLNSRESNFINTDYIL; this is translated from the coding sequence ATGAGTTTAATACCCGAAGAATTTCAAATTAAAAGTTTGATCAATCAAGATACTTATCTTGTAAATGGAGAATTAAAACCATGGACGGGACAGACAACCCCGGTTTTTTCGACCATTTCCTCAACCGAAAAATACACACCAACTTTATTAGGATCGATTCCGTTTATGGAAGAGAAAGAGGCTGCTGAAGTAGTGGAAGCTGCCAATACCGCTTACAACAAAGGTCAGGGTTTATGGCCAACGATGAAGGTGGTTGACCGTATTAAATGCATGGAAAATTTCGTAAAACAGATGAAGGAAACCCGCGAAGAGGTGGTGAAACTTTTAATGTGGGAAATTGGAAAGAATCTGGGCGATTCGCAAAAAGAATTTGACAGAACCGTTGAATATATTCGGGATACCATTGATAGTTATAAAGAACTGAACGGACGTAGTTCTCATTTTGAAAAAGTGCAGGGTGTAAATGCGATGATTCGTCGTGGGCCACTTGGGGTAGTTTTGTGCCTTGGACCTTATAACTATCCTTTGAATGAGACTTTTTCATTGTTGATTCCTGCTTTAATTATGGGAAATACTGTGATTTTCAAACCGGCAAAACATGGTGTTTTATGTATTTCGCCTTTGTTGGAAGCGTTCAGAAGCAGTTTTCCTAAAGGAGTCATTAATATTGTTTACGGCCGTGGCCGAGAAGTAGCTTCGCCTATTATGAAGTCGGGAAAAATTGACGTTTTGGCACTAATTGGAAACAGTAAATCAGCCATAGCATTACAGGATCAGCATCCAAATAAAAACAGATTGCGTTTGATTTTAGGTCTGGAAGCGAAGAATCCTGCTATTATTTTACCCGATGCCGATTTAGATCTGGCGATTCAGGAATGTATTGCAGGAACTTTATCTTTTAACGGACAACGTTGCACGGCATTAAAAGTTCTGTACGTACATGAATCTATTGCGGAAGAATTCAATAAACGTTTTGCTGAAAAGGTAGACGGTCTGGCATTTGGAAATCCTTGGGAAAAAGGAGTTTCTTTAACACCGCTTCCGGAAACGGACAAGCCAAAATACATTCAGGGCTTAATTGATGATGCCCTACATAAGAGCGCAAAAGTATTGAATGAAAAAGGTGGGAAGCATAGTGAAAATTATATTTTTCCGGCAGTTTTGTATCCCGTAAACAAAGAAATGCGCGTGTATCATGAAGAGCAGTTTGGACCGGTGGTTCCTATTATTTCATTTAAAGATATCAAAGAACCACTTGAAGATATGGCCGAATCCAATTACGGACAACAGGTGAGTTTGTTCGGAAAAGATATTACAACTTTGGCACCGCTTATTGATGCCTTAGTTAATTTAGTATGCAGAGTAAACCTCAACAGTTCTTGTCAGCGTGGCCCTGATGCTTTCCCGTTTACAGGACGTAAAGATTCTGCGGTAGGAACTTTAAGTATTCCGGATGCCTTGCGTTCTTTTTCTATCCGTACGTTTGTGGCTTCAAAAGACATCGCTTATAACAATGAAATTTTGCAGGAATTGCTAAACAGCAGAGAATCGAATTTTATTAATACCGATTATATTTTGTAG
- a CDS encoding rhodanese-like domain-containing protein, with the protein MNLSQEDWVNQLTADENAVILDVRTEDEFNDGYIENAVNIDINKGQGFIYEIEELDKNKNYYVYCRSGARSAKACQIMNELGISNAYNLLGGILDWEGETVNP; encoded by the coding sequence ATGAATTTATCACAAGAAGATTGGGTTAATCAGCTGACTGCTGACGAGAATGCAGTTATACTGGACGTAAGAACTGAAGACGAATTTAATGACGGCTATATTGAGAATGCCGTAAACATCGACATTAATAAAGGACAAGGGTTTATTTATGAAATCGAAGAGCTTGATAAAAACAAAAATTATTATGTGTATTGCCGTTCTGGTGCCAGAAGTGCCAAAGCATGTCAGATTATGAATGAGTTAGGGATTAGTAATGCCTACAATTTGCTTGGTGGAATTCTGGATTGGGAAGGTGAAACCGTAAACCCATAA
- a CDS encoding Crp/Fnr family transcriptional regulator: MQNSLKNIFPNFSDELIETIEENGTLQDFEAGTILMRTGQYIKNTVLITKGKIKIYREGEDGGEFLMYYLQPGQACAISMICTAKSEKSQIMAKVVEDVSVMMIPLQMMDKWMMEHRTWYEFVIDTYRSRFEEVLEVVDNIAFRSMDERLEFYLKRHSDACGCSEVNLSHQEIATELNTSREVISRLLKKMEQRGLVKLNRNQIELLK; the protein is encoded by the coding sequence ATGCAAAACTCACTAAAAAATATATTTCCCAATTTCTCCGATGAACTTATCGAAACAATTGAAGAAAACGGAACTCTGCAGGATTTTGAAGCCGGAACCATCTTAATGCGAACCGGACAATACATTAAAAACACGGTGTTAATTACCAAAGGGAAAATTAAAATTTACCGCGAAGGTGAAGATGGCGGTGAATTTTTAATGTACTACCTACAACCCGGGCAAGCCTGCGCTATTTCGATGATCTGCACCGCTAAAAGCGAAAAAAGCCAGATAATGGCAAAAGTTGTCGAAGATGTTTCGGTTATGATGATTCCCTTGCAAATGATGGACAAATGGATGATGGAACACCGAACCTGGTATGAATTTGTAATTGATACCTACCGCAGCCGTTTTGAAGAAGTTCTCGAAGTAGTAGACAATATCGCTTTCCGTTCCATGGACGAGCGTCTGGAGTTTTACCTCAAACGACATTCGGATGCTTGTGGCTGCTCTGAAGTAAATCTTTCGCATCAGGAAATTGCAACGGAATTGAATACTTCCAGAGAGGTAATTTCCCGACTCCTTAAAAAAATGGAGCAAAGAGGCCTGGTCAAACTCAACCGCAATCAGATTGAGCTTTTAAAGTAA
- a CDS encoding sulfite exporter TauE/SafE family protein, translating into MEYLGYFASIIIGISLGLIGGGGSILTIPILVYLFKVNPEQATSYSLFIVGLTAMFGSYSHYKMGNLKLKSALYFAIPSVISILIIREVIFPQIASTLFSIASYSVSKDFLIMIIFSVLMITAAISMIRKNKPETKATETNYVQLSLIGFLVGIVTGFLGAGGGFLIIPALLFFANLPMKQAVGTSLLIITINSSIGFGGDLYIGTPIDYTFLLGISAMALFGMFIGSQLSKKIDGAKLKPIFGWFVLVMGFYIITKEVLF; encoded by the coding sequence ATGGAATATTTGGGATATTTTGCTTCAATCATTATCGGGATTTCACTAGGCCTTATTGGCGGCGGCGGATCTATATTAACCATTCCGATTTTGGTGTATTTGTTCAAAGTAAATCCGGAGCAGGCTACTTCTTATTCTTTATTTATTGTGGGATTAACTGCCATGTTTGGAAGTTACAGTCATTACAAAATGGGGAATCTTAAATTAAAATCAGCTTTGTATTTTGCGATTCCTTCTGTCATTTCGATTTTGATTATTCGGGAAGTTATTTTTCCTCAAATTGCTTCTACCCTGTTTTCTATAGCTTCATATTCGGTTTCCAAAGATTTTCTCATTATGATTATCTTCTCTGTATTGATGATTACAGCAGCAATTTCAATGATCCGAAAAAACAAACCCGAAACAAAAGCCACCGAAACTAATTATGTTCAATTAAGTCTAATTGGATTTTTAGTTGGAATTGTGACTGGATTTTTGGGTGCCGGAGGTGGTTTTTTAATTATTCCTGCACTGCTTTTCTTTGCCAATTTACCCATGAAACAAGCCGTTGGAACTTCATTGTTGATTATTACGATTAACTCTTCGATAGGTTTCGGCGGCGATTTATACATCGGAACTCCCATAGATTATACCTTTTTACTAGGAATTTCTGCAATGGCACTCTTTGGAATGTTTATAGGAAGTCAGCTTTCTAAAAAAATCGACGGTGCAAAACTAAAACCCATTTTCGGATGGTTTGTTTTGGTGATGGGGTTTTATATTATTACAAAGGAAGTTTTGTTTTAA
- a CDS encoding GNAT family N-acetyltransferase — translation MNYQIKKASLEDLNETAELFDLYRVFYRQKSDVEAGKVFLKERLLHNESDIFLAIADGKAVGFVQLYKLFSSTKMQRLWLLNDLFVHPDYRGKGFSVALIDRSKEWCEETNACGLMLETEKTNDIGNQLYPRCGFEYDGQHNYYYWWK, via the coding sequence ATGAATTACCAAATCAAAAAAGCAAGTTTAGAAGATCTCAATGAAACAGCTGAACTTTTTGACCTCTATCGTGTTTTCTATCGTCAGAAATCTGATGTTGAGGCAGGGAAAGTCTTTCTTAAAGAACGATTGTTACATAATGAGTCGGATATTTTTTTAGCGATTGCAGACGGAAAAGCAGTTGGTTTTGTGCAGCTCTATAAATTATTTAGCTCTACTAAAATGCAAAGACTATGGCTGTTAAATGATCTTTTTGTACATCCTGATTATAGAGGTAAAGGATTTTCTGTGGCATTAATTGATCGCAGTAAAGAATGGTGTGAGGAAACCAATGCTTGTGGTTTGATGCTGGAAACCGAAAAAACAAATGATATAGGAAACCAATTATATCCGCGCTGTGGTTTTGAATATGACGGTCAACATAACTATTATTATTGGTGGAAGTAA
- the cydB gene encoding cytochrome d ubiquinol oxidase subunit II yields the protein MEFFWYVVLMGILAVYIVLDGYDFGAGIIHLFFAKTEKDKKAITNAIGPFWDANEVWIIAAGGVLFFAFPTLYASSFSGFYLPLIMILWLLIFRAIGLEMRGQVHHPMWEAIWDKAFGMASLLLALFFGIALGNIVRGVNLGMVTNGVSTQEAHYFFLPLWNPTFSPQASELGIIDWFTLFLGIVSVVSLTIHGANWIIFKTNSALNPQLKNVVFKLNIVLLVLVCISLQIWHFIEPKPFHNFVENPILWFFPLMTFVGILGLFKVRSWKKDGYGFLFSSLFLVGGFASTAVSIFPNVLPSTNKVNPSLTIYNTAAHEYGLSAGMNWFFIALFLVIVYFVIQYRVFSGKMDDIGYGEH from the coding sequence ATGGAATTTTTTTGGTACGTAGTTTTAATGGGAATTTTGGCCGTTTATATTGTCTTAGACGGTTATGATTTTGGAGCAGGAATTATTCATTTATTTTTTGCCAAAACAGAAAAAGATAAAAAAGCAATTACAAATGCAATCGGTCCGTTTTGGGATGCCAACGAAGTTTGGATTATCGCCGCTGGTGGTGTTTTGTTTTTTGCTTTCCCTACTTTGTATGCTTCTTCTTTCAGCGGATTTTATCTGCCTTTAATTATGATTTTATGGTTGCTGATCTTTCGTGCCATTGGTTTGGAAATGCGAGGACAGGTGCATCATCCCATGTGGGAAGCAATCTGGGATAAGGCTTTCGGAATGGCGAGTTTACTGTTGGCTCTATTCTTCGGAATTGCCTTGGGTAATATTGTACGCGGTGTCAACCTTGGTATGGTTACCAACGGAGTTTCAACTCAGGAGGCGCATTATTTCTTTTTGCCTTTGTGGAATCCAACATTTAGTCCACAGGCAAGTGAATTGGGGATTATCGACTGGTTTACACTTTTTCTGGGAATTGTGAGTGTGGTTTCCTTAACCATCCACGGTGCGAACTGGATCATCTTTAAAACCAATTCAGCTTTGAATCCACAGCTTAAAAATGTTGTTTTTAAATTGAATATTGTCTTGTTGGTTTTGGTGTGTATTTCATTGCAAATCTGGCACTTTATTGAGCCAAAGCCTTTCCATAATTTTGTAGAGAATCCAATTCTTTGGTTTTTTCCATTGATGACCTTTGTTGGGATTTTAGGATTATTCAAAGTACGTTCGTGGAAAAAAGACGGTTATGGATTTTTGTTTTCATCTCTGTTTTTGGTAGGTGGATTTGCTTCAACAGCTGTTTCCATTTTTCCAAATGTTTTGCCTTCTACAAATAAAGTGAATCCGTCCTTAACCATTTACAACACTGCGGCGCACGAATACGGACTGAGCGCTGGGATGAATTGGTTTTTCATCGCATTGTTTTTGGTGATTGTCTATTTTGTTATTCAATACCGTGTTTTTAGTGGGAAAATGGATGATATCGGGTATGGGGAACATTAG
- a CDS encoding cytochrome ubiquinol oxidase subunit I: protein MEEMLFYDRMQFAFTITFHYLFPQLTMGLSLIIVYFKWKYLKTKNEQYNHATHFWMRIFALNFAMGVVTGIPMEFQFGTNWAKFSELTGGIIGQTLAMEGMFSFFLESSFLGLFLFGEKLLGHKWHFVTGLLICIGSWASGYLIIATHSWMQNPVGYEILENGKFVLTNFKALFLNPWLWPSYLHNQAASLVTSSFVVAGIGSFYILSKKNIVFGKLFLKTGVIFGLIASMIVAVPTGDLLAKNVVKYQPVTFAAMEGIFHTEKKGSEIVLIGQPDVKDKKLDNKIAVPNILSFLTYGNWEQEIKGLDQFEEDLHPTNISGLYYAYHIMVGLGTLFIGLMSLALFQLIRGKLYETKWILWSLLFMMPFPYIANTTGWYTAELGRQPWLVYNLMRTAAGASPTVSSGNTLFTLLGFIGLYLLLGMLFLLLIGKIINKGPHTEVITENI, encoded by the coding sequence ATGGAAGAAATGCTTTTTTATGACCGAATGCAATTTGCCTTCACAATTACTTTCCACTATCTTTTTCCGCAACTTACAATGGGTCTTTCGCTGATCATTGTGTACTTCAAATGGAAATATCTCAAAACTAAAAACGAACAATACAATCACGCCACCCATTTCTGGATGAGAATCTTCGCCCTGAATTTTGCGATGGGGGTGGTAACCGGAATTCCGATGGAGTTTCAGTTTGGAACCAACTGGGCAAAATTCTCCGAGTTAACCGGAGGGATTATCGGACAGACATTAGCCATGGAAGGCATGTTTTCGTTCTTTTTAGAATCTTCCTTTTTAGGACTGTTTTTGTTTGGAGAAAAATTACTGGGACATAAATGGCATTTTGTCACCGGATTACTAATTTGTATCGGTTCCTGGGCCAGTGGTTACTTAATTATCGCAACACATTCGTGGATGCAGAATCCCGTAGGTTACGAGATTCTGGAGAACGGAAAATTTGTGTTGACCAATTTCAAAGCACTGTTTCTAAATCCTTGGCTGTGGCCATCGTATCTGCACAATCAGGCCGCGTCTTTAGTGACAAGTTCTTTTGTTGTGGCAGGAATTGGTTCTTTCTATATTTTAAGCAAAAAGAATATTGTTTTCGGAAAACTGTTTCTTAAAACGGGAGTGATCTTTGGATTGATTGCCAGTATGATTGTGGCTGTTCCAACGGGAGATTTACTAGCCAAAAATGTGGTGAAATACCAACCTGTAACGTTTGCGGCTATGGAAGGAATTTTTCATACTGAGAAAAAGGGTTCTGAAATTGTTTTAATTGGACAGCCGGATGTTAAAGATAAAAAACTGGACAACAAGATTGCTGTACCTAATATTTTAAGTTTCCTGACTTATGGAAACTGGGAGCAGGAAATTAAAGGTTTGGATCAGTTTGAAGAAGATCTTCATCCTACTAATATTTCAGGTTTGTATTATGCGTATCATATTATGGTGGGACTTGGAACGCTTTTTATTGGTTTGATGTCCTTGGCCTTGTTTCAATTGATCAGAGGTAAATTGTACGAAACCAAATGGATTCTCTGGTCCTTGCTTTTTATGATGCCATTCCCCTACATTGCCAATACGACTGGCTGGTATACGGCGGAGTTGGGCAGACAGCCCTGGCTTGTTTATAATTTAATGCGAACAGCAGCCGGAGCCTCTCCAACTGTTTCTTCCGGAAATACACTATTTACTTTACTGGGATTTATAGGATTGTATCTTTTACTTGGAATGCTGTTTTTGCTTTTGATTGGAAAAATTATCAATAAAGGACCTCACACTGAAGTCATAACTGAAAATATATAA
- a CDS encoding HD domain-containing protein — protein MNTEDLLNQIAFIKEIDKVKYIQRKTKLFHSDRNENDAEHSWHLALMAIVLAEHSDEPIDVLKVVKMVLIHDIVEIDAGDTFIYDSQKNHSNTDEERLAANRIFGLLPKKQTEELIAIWEEFEAGETNEAKFARSMDRLEPLLQNTSNNGGTWKEFGVSYDKVYEKKSVIKEGSKTLWSYAEGLINESVEKGILKKE, from the coding sequence ATGAATACAGAAGACTTATTGAATCAGATTGCTTTTATAAAAGAAATTGATAAGGTAAAATACATTCAGCGAAAAACGAAGCTGTTTCATAGTGACCGAAACGAAAATGACGCAGAACACAGCTGGCATTTGGCTTTAATGGCAATCGTTTTGGCCGAACATTCAGATGAACCAATTGATGTCTTGAAAGTGGTGAAAATGGTTTTGATACACGATATTGTAGAAATTGACGCAGGTGATACCTTTATATATGATTCACAGAAAAATCATTCGAATACCGATGAAGAACGATTGGCGGCGAATCGTATTTTTGGTTTGCTACCGAAAAAGCAGACCGAAGAATTAATTGCTATCTGGGAAGAATTTGAAGCAGGTGAGACCAACGAAGCTAAATTTGCCAGATCGATGGATCGTTTAGAGCCTTTATTACAGAATACTTCTAACAATGGCGGAACCTGGAAAGAGTTCGGTGTAAGTTATGATAAAGTGTACGAGAAAAAGAGCGTGATAAAAGAAGGTTCTAAAACATTATGGAGTTATGCTGAAGGATTAATAAACGAAAGTGTTGAAAAAGGGATTTTGAAGAAAGAATAG
- a CDS encoding MBL fold metallo-hydrolase, giving the protein MKIEQIYTGCLAQGAYYITSNGEAAIIDPLREIQPYLDRLERDEVKLKYIFETHFHADFVSGHVDLSKETQAPIVYGPNAACEFDCISAKDGQEFKIGNITIKALHTPGHTMESTTYLLIDENGKDHAIFSGDTLFIGDVGRPDLAQKAAGMTQDQLAGILYHSLRDKIMTLADDVIVYPAHGAGSACGKNMSKETVSTIGNQKATNYALRANMTEAEFITEVTDGLLPPPAYFSMNVAMNKQGYESFETVLYNGMKTIKAEEFEAVAEETGALILDTRSAANFSKGFIPQSINIGINGDFAPWVGTLIGDVKQPIVLVTETGLEEETVTRLSRVGFDSIIGHLEGGFEAWQKAGYEVDTVNRITAQQFSNEFKFGEHKVIDIRKETEYAAEHIEDAYSKPLAYINDWVKDINPNEHFYLHCAGGYRSMIAASILQARGFRNFSEIEGGFGAISKTEIPKSDFVCQSKVLK; this is encoded by the coding sequence ATGAAAATAGAACAAATTTACACCGGATGCCTTGCGCAGGGTGCCTATTATATTACTTCAAATGGCGAAGCCGCAATTATTGATCCGTTAAGAGAAATTCAGCCTTACTTAGACCGTTTAGAGCGCGATGAGGTAAAATTGAAATATATTTTTGAAACGCATTTTCACGCCGATTTTGTTTCCGGACATGTTGATTTAAGTAAAGAAACTCAGGCGCCAATCGTTTATGGCCCAAATGCTGCTTGCGAATTTGACTGTATTTCGGCAAAAGACGGACAGGAATTCAAAATTGGAAATATCACGATCAAAGCGCTGCATACTCCGGGTCACACCATGGAAAGCACCACTTATTTACTGATTGATGAAAACGGAAAAGATCACGCCATTTTCTCCGGAGATACTTTATTTATTGGAGATGTTGGACGCCCAGATTTGGCTCAGAAAGCAGCCGGGATGACGCAGGATCAATTAGCCGGGATTTTATATCATTCGTTACGAGATAAAATTATGACTTTGGCTGATGATGTGATCGTTTATCCTGCCCATGGTGCGGGAAGCGCCTGTGGTAAAAACATGAGCAAAGAAACGGTCTCTACAATAGGAAATCAAAAAGCAACCAACTATGCGTTGCGCGCTAATATGACCGAAGCCGAATTTATTACTGAAGTCACAGACGGATTATTGCCTCCTCCTGCCTATTTCAGTATGAATGTGGCGATGAACAAACAAGGTTACGAAAGTTTTGAAACAGTTTTGTACAATGGAATGAAAACCATCAAAGCAGAGGAATTTGAAGCCGTAGCCGAAGAAACAGGTGCTTTGATTCTGGATACCAGAAGTGCTGCCAATTTTAGTAAAGGGTTTATTCCGCAATCTATTAATATTGGAATCAATGGTGATTTTGCTCCTTGGGTTGGAACTTTAATTGGTGATGTAAAACAGCCTATTGTATTGGTAACGGAAACCGGTCTTGAAGAAGAAACTGTAACCCGTTTAAGCCGTGTAGGATTTGATTCGATTATTGGTCATCTGGAAGGCGGTTTTGAAGCCTGGCAAAAAGCAGGTTACGAAGTAGACACTGTAAACAGAATCACTGCGCAACAATTTTCAAATGAGTTCAAATTCGGAGAACACAAAGTAATCGACATTCGTAAAGAAACAGAATATGCTGCAGAGCACATCGAAGACGCGTACAGCAAACCACTGGCTTACATTAATGATTGGGTAAAAGACATTAACCCAAACGAACATTTTTATCTGCATTGCGCCGGAGGATATCGCAGTATGATCGCGGCTTCAATTTTACAGGCTCGCGGTTTCAGAAATTTTAGCGAAATTGAAGGCGGTTTTGGAGCCATTTCTAAAACAGAAATTCCGAAATCAGATTTTGTTTGTCAAAGTAAAGTACTGAAATAA
- a CDS encoding YeeE/YedE family protein produces the protein MLEILKEPWPWYVSGPLIGLTVPVLLILGNKSFGISSSLRHICAACIPANISFFKYDWKKESWNLFFVFGIFLGGVIAAYFLANPNPIEISPELSTKLAAYGITDYNGLVPAQLFSWESLFTLRGFIMIVAGGFLVGFGTRYAGGCTSGHAIMGISNLQWPSLVATICFMIGGFVMTLLILPYILSL, from the coding sequence ATGCTTGAAATCTTAAAAGAACCTTGGCCTTGGTACGTTTCCGGGCCGCTAATCGGATTAACAGTTCCTGTTTTATTGATTCTTGGAAATAAATCTTTCGGAATCAGTTCCTCTCTTCGTCACATTTGCGCGGCTTGTATTCCTGCCAATATTTCTTTCTTTAAATACGACTGGAAAAAAGAAAGCTGGAATTTATTCTTCGTTTTTGGAATTTTCCTGGGCGGAGTCATTGCGGCTTATTTTCTGGCGAATCCAAATCCAATAGAAATTAGTCCCGAATTATCAACGAAATTAGCTGCCTACGGAATTACCGATTACAACGGTTTAGTTCCTGCACAATTATTTTCCTGGGAAAGTTTATTCACGCTTCGTGGTTTTATCATGATTGTGGCAGGCGGATTTCTGGTAGGTTTTGGAACACGTTATGCCGGCGGATGTACCAGCGGACATGCCATTATGGGAATTTCAAATTTACAATGGCCATCATTGGTAGCGACAATCTGTTTTATGATTGGAGGTTTTGTAATGACACTTTTGATCTTACCTTATATTCTTTCACTTTAA